Part of the bacterium genome, TTCGCTCCTAACGGAGTTTGGGTTTATGAGAAAAACGGCTACTATAAACATTTTGCCCCTACGGGGCTGATTAACGCATCAACTTTTCAGACACGCTCTTAGGAGGCACTGAAAGGATGTCAGATAATAACAATTATGTCCACACGCTTCTTCCGGCCCAGAACCCGGAGGGCAGGCATATTATGGCGGCTGTGGTGAAACGCACTTATGATATTGGCCAGGATGGTCGCTGCACCCCGGCGGATAACCAGGAACCGTTGGTAGGCGCTGATCAGTATTACGAGGGCAAGGATCCTGTAACTGCTTCCTGCTTGATGGAGAGTGATTATATTCCCTGGAAGGTGGCCACGGATGTGGTGGTCATAGCCAAGGCGTATGCCCCCTGGAGGAAGCCGGCTCGGGAAATTGAGGCATCGGTTACGGTGGGTGAAGTCACAAAAAAGGTTGTCGTCATTGGGAACCGAAAATGCAGTTATTCCAAATTGCGCGGGCCGTTGTTTTCTGATCCCGAACCATTTATCGAAATGGAAGTCCGTTACGAAAGAGCTTATGGAGGTGTTGATCTACTCTCTTTTGGTCCGGATGCGCCGATGATGTATCCTCGAAATTTGCTGGGAAAAGGGTTCGTGGTGAAAGACACCAAGGAGGCGCTTGATGGGTTGGAATTGCCAAACATTGAGGACCCTCAACACTTATTGACCAGGGAAAATATCATCACGGGGAGGATGGAAGAGTGGCAGAAACAGCCGATGCCTCAGGGGTTCGGCTGGTATGGAAAACTGTGGTACCCCCGGTGTTCATACGCGGGCGTGCTGCCGGCCTACATGTCGTTGTATGAAGAAATTCGGGAAGCGGCCATCGGATTGGTTCCCAAAGACCAGGTCGAGCAGTTCAAGAAATTTAAAATGCCAATGCTGGATTTTAAATTCTTCAATGGGGCAGCACCGGGACTGGCCCTGCCGTTTCTTAAGGATGACGAAACCATCCGCATGGTCAATCTTGATCCGAGGGGTGCTTTCGAACTGCAACTCCCCGGCCAGACACCGAGAATCGGCATTGATATTGGAGCGGGCCTCGAATATCCCCAGGTTGTGTTGCATACAGTTTGTATCTTGAAAAAGGAAAACCGGGTATATCTGGTCTGGAGGGGCGCGATCGAATATCCTGGTCCGGAAGATATAGAGGCCGTAAAGAAAATGGAGGTCATCGTAGAGGAAGGCTGAAGCCTTCAGTCTATCCACCTGAGTAGTTACAGAGGAGGAATAATTAAGGATGCTGTTTCCGGCGGCCAAACTTGGCGATATGATTATGGGACTGGATTTTCATACCACTACCCAGACCATCGTTCCACCCGTCCCATGTCCCATGTTTCCACACCCCTTCATTGGAACGATATTTCTCTGGCATACGCCGAAGTGGCCGATAGCGAATGTATTTATCAACGGTATGCCGGCTCTTACCGTAGGGGCCAAATCCTACAGTGT contains:
- a CDS encoding DUF2169 domain-containing protein — its product is MSDNNNYVHTLLPAQNPEGRHIMAAVVKRTYDIGQDGRCTPADNQEPLVGADQYYEGKDPVTASCLMESDYIPWKVATDVVVIAKAYAPWRKPAREIEASVTVGEVTKKVVVIGNRKCSYSKLRGPLFSDPEPFIEMEVRYERAYGGVDLLSFGPDAPMMYPRNLLGKGFVVKDTKEALDGLELPNIEDPQHLLTRENIITGRMEEWQKQPMPQGFGWYGKLWYPRCSYAGVLPAYMSLYEEIREAAIGLVPKDQVEQFKKFKMPMLDFKFFNGAAPGLALPFLKDDETIRMVNLDPRGAFELQLPGQTPRIGIDIGAGLEYPQVVLHTVCILKKENRVYLVWRGAIEYPGPEDIEAVKKMEVIVEEG